The Novosphingobium humi DNA window CAATCTCTCGCTGATGGCCCTGACCGTGGCGACCGGCTTTGTGGTCGATGACGCGATTGTGGTGGTCGAAAACATTGCCCGCCATGTCGAGGAAGGGATGCCCCCCTTTACCGCCGCCCTGCGCGGCGCGCGCGAGGTGGGCTTTACCGTGCTGTCCATTTCGCTGTCCCTTGTCGCGGTCTTTGTGCCGCTGATCTTCATGGGCGGGGTGATGGGGCGGTTGATGCGCGAATTTGCGCTGACCATGACGGCGGCGGTGGGCATCAGCCTGATCGCCAGCCTGACGGTCACGCCCATGCTGGCCAGCCGGGCGCTGGTGGCGCCGGGGGTGGAAAAGGACAATGCCCTGTTCCGCGCCTCGCGCCGATTTTTCGATGGGCTGCATGCGCGTTACGCCCGGCGGCTGGATTGGGCGCTCAATCATCGCGGGCCGGTGCTGCTGCTGTTGCTGGGCGCGGTAATTTTGAACGTGTTCCTGATCGTGGTCGCGCCCAAGGGCCTCTTGCCGCAGCAGGATACCGGCGCGATGACGGGCGGCCTGCGCGTTGACCAGTCCATGTCCTTTGCCGCCACATCCGAAAAGCTGACGCAGGCGGCCAATATCATCCGCGCCGATCCGGCCGTCGCCACGCTGGTGGCCTTTACCGGGGGCGGGCGCGCGGGTTCGGGCTTTATGTTCGTCAATCTGAAACCGCGCGGAGAGCGCCCGCCGATCAATGATGTGATCGCCCGCCTGCGCCCCAAACTGGCGCGGGTGCGCGGGGTCAGCGTGTTTCTCAACCCGGTGCAGGACCTGATGGCGGGCGGGCGCCAGACCAGCGCGACCTATCAATATGTCCTCCACGCCGAAAGCGCGCAGATGCTGCGCGAGGCGGGCGAGAAACTGGTCAAGGCGCTGAAGGCCCAGCCGCAGGCGATCACCGATGTCGACATCGACCAGCAGGATGCGGGCGCCAGCGCCTTTGTCACCGTGGACCGCAACCGCGCCGCCAGCCTTGGCATCACGATGAACACCATCGACCAGACGCTCTATGACGCCTTTGGCCAGCGGCAGGTCGCCTCGATCTATCAGGGGCTGAACCAGTATCATGTGGTGATGGAGGCCGATCCCATCTATTCGGGCAAGCCCGAAGCGCTGGGCAATCTCTATCTGCCGGTGGGGGGCACCCTGTCCTCGTCCACCACGCCTACCAATGCCAATGCCTCGCTGGGCAGCAATGCGGCCAGGGGCAGCGCGGTGAGCAGCGCGGCCACCACCCAGATCCCGCTCTCGACCGTGGCGGCATGGTCCAATGCCTCGACCGCGGCCAGCGTCAGCCATACGGACGGCGAACCCTCGGCCACCATCTCGTTCAATCTGCCGCCGGGCCTTTCGCTGGGCCAGGCCGCGCAGACCATCGCCAAGACGCAGGCCGATCTGGCGCTGCCTGCGGGCGTCCATGGCGATTTCGGCGGCACGGCCAAGGTGTTTCAGCAGTCAACCAGCTCGATGCCGCTGCTGATCGTGGCCGCGATCGTCACGATCTATATCGTGCTGGGCATTCTGTATGAAAGCGCGATCCACCCGCTGACGGTGCTTTCCACCCTGCCCTCGGCGGGCGTGGGGGCGATCTTTGCGCTGATCGTGACGGGCGGCCAGTTTGACATTATCGCGCTGATCGGCGTGGTGCTGCTGATCGGCATTGTGAAGAAGAACGCGATCCTGATCATCGACTTTGCCATCGAATCGGAACGTTCGCGCGGGCTCTCCTCCTTTGAGGCGATCCGCGAGGCCAGCCTGCTGCGTTTTCGCCCGATCCTGATGACCACGCTGGCCGCCGCGCTGGGGGCCTTGCCGCTGGCCATCGGTTTTGGCGACGGGGCCGAATTGCGCCGCCCGCTGGGCATTGCCATCGTGGGCGGGCTGATCGTCAGCCAGATGCTGACGCTGCTGACGACGCCCGTGGTCTATCTGGCGGTGGACAAATGGCGCCGCCGCTCTCCCCATGAACATCTGCTGGCTCGCCATGGCGATGCTGAACCTCTGGAAGCCTGATATGATGAAGCGTACCTCTCTGGCTCTTGCCACCGCCCTGTCCCTTTCGGCCTGCAGCATGGCCCCCAAATACCATGTGCCCACCAGCGCTGCGCCCGCCGCCGCCTTCAAGGGCGATGCCGGATGGGCG harbors:
- a CDS encoding efflux RND transporter permease subunit; this encodes MNISAPFIRRPVGTILLTIGVALAGIAAFFQLPVAPLPRVDIPTVMVQANLPGASPSTMASTVASPLERRLGTIAGVTEMTSRSSLGSTQVVLQFDLNRNIDGAARDVQAAIAAARADLPSTLKTNPTYRKMNPADAPILILALTSPTRTPEQIYDAVSNIVQQKLLQVNGVGNVELGGAALPGVRIEINPMQLARAGIGLEDVRTALQSASANRPRGVLEGIDISKGGLSWQIFSNAAALKAADFAPMVIAWRNGAPVRLSDIARVVDGPEELRTMGLFNGKKSVPIIITRQPDANIVATVDALKAQVPGLQALLPADIKLNIATDRTITIRSSLHEVEIALLVSTLLVVIVVSVFLQSWRATLIPAAAVIVSLLGTLGVMYMSGFLLDNLSLMALTVATGFVVDDAIVVVENIARHVEEGMPPFTAALRGAREVGFTVLSISLSLVAVFVPLIFMGGVMGRLMREFALTMTAAVGISLIASLTVTPMLASRALVAPGVEKDNALFRASRRFFDGLHARYARRLDWALNHRGPVLLLLLGAVILNVFLIVVAPKGLLPQQDTGAMTGGLRVDQSMSFAATSEKLTQAANIIRADPAVATLVAFTGGGRAGSGFMFVNLKPRGERPPINDVIARLRPKLARVRGVSVFLNPVQDLMAGGRQTSATYQYVLHAESAQMLREAGEKLVKALKAQPQAITDVDIDQQDAGASAFVTVDRNRAASLGITMNTIDQTLYDAFGQRQVASIYQGLNQYHVVMEADPIYSGKPEALGNLYLPVGGTLSSSTTPTNANASLGSNAARGSAVSSAATTQIPLSTVAAWSNASTAASVSHTDGEPSATISFNLPPGLSLGQAAQTIAKTQADLALPAGVHGDFGGTAKVFQQSTSSMPLLIVAAIVTIYIVLGILYESAIHPLTVLSTLPSAGVGAIFALIVTGGQFDIIALIGVVLLIGIVKKNAILIIDFAIESERSRGLSSFEAIREASLLRFRPILMTTLAAALGALPLAIGFGDGAELRRPLGIAIVGGLIVSQMLTLLTTPVVYLAVDKWRRRSPHEHLLARHGDAEPLEA